The nucleotide window TTAAAGCCGCTGAAATCATTACTATTTTACTGTAATTTTTCATGAAATTAATTTTGAAATGCTGAAGATAGTCATTTTGCCATGCAAGTCAAAAATGATTTCACTTTGGGGGTCTGAATCGAAATTTTTAACCATAAAAAAACTCCCGAAGGAGCTTTTGTTTATTTTTTTATCAGTTTTGAAGTTTTTATGCCTTCATCTGTGTGAATTTTCACGAGATAGGTTCCCGGGGCCAGCATCCTGGCATCGTATCGGTCTGCAGCCAGATATTCTTTAACCAACCTTCCGGACATATCGGTTAGTGTAACGGTCACCTTTTGCCTGTTGGACGTTTCCGGTAGGCTTACAGTGAAGAAATCTGAGGTGGGGTTGGGATAGACCTTAACACGGTTGTCGTACTGCAGGACTTCATTGGTTCCAAGAACTGAGTAAGTAATAATGAACGGTAGGTCCTGTGGGTAATCTGGTGCTGATGCAGGTGTTCCGGCATCTACCATTGCAGCCCAGGTTCCTGTATTCTGCAGTGCGTTATCTGTGGGCAGTCCTCGAAGTCCAACCGTTGTTACAGGAGGAGTCCACACGGTAGCTACAGAAGCGATGTCTTCCATTTGGAACTGCATCCAATACGTACCTGCGGACAGAGTTACGGGTGTGGTTGTATTCACTTTCCAAATTTTCCTTGTAGTACCCACCGCACTTCCCGGCGCAGGATAGAGTGAATTAAAAATTCGGTACATCAAAGCATCCTCGGCACTGGAAAACCGGTCGGTTGTATCATCTCCAAAAACTACAGTTGGTGTACCCACATTTGGAGCACCGTTCATGATTTTAACCCGGGCTCTCATTCCGGGAGGAGTAGACCCCACATATCCGGTGATATAGCCATACAAAGCAATGGAAGTAATATTCCAGCTTTGGCCTGCCGGAATTACGAAATCGTCTGCACAGAAATTATTGGTCGTGGTTCCTACTTTCTGACATCCGAAGCCGGAATTAGTGTTAGACTCAGTAGTATTGCCTGTATTGTTCTGAGCCTCAGACCACGTGTAACCTGCCGGTGCTGCAACACCAGATTTTGTGGTGGCACCGGTGCTTAGAGGGCCGTTGCTGTACTGACTTAGAAACAGCCCGGGAATCAAAGCGAGAATAGAAAATAACTGTTTTTTCATAAGATGATGTTTTTAGGAGTTCTACATTCAAAGTTATAATAAAATATTTATCAAAATGCAAGTCTTTTGGGAAAATTTATAAAAATGTTGATAATTTGTTATTTGAACAACGTGTAACCTTAAGCAGAGGACTGTATGATTTAATCAGCCGAAATTAAAAAATGTGCTTTTTTGCGTACTTTTATAGCATTAAATGAAATATATGACAACGGACAACAAACTTAGCCTGCTTCGTCAGGCAATGGCAAAGGAAAATATAGACTGTTTCATCGTTTTTTCGGCAGATCCTCATATGAGTGAGTACCTTCCTGCGGAGTGGCAGGAGCGTACTTGGCTGTCCGGGTTCACTGGCTCAGCAGGATTTGTAGTGGTAACGGCAGATGAGGCAGCACTTTGGACCGACGGCAGGTATTTCGTACAGGCGCCGGCCGAACTGGAGGGTTCGGGTATAAAACTCATGAAGGATGGGGTAGAAGGAACACCTCATTATATGGACTGGATCATCTCTGCACTTCCGGAAGGAGGCACTGTTGCGGTGAACGCACTTGCTACAAGCAATACCAGCTGGACAGCATTAGAGCAGAAATTGGCACCTAAGAACATCAGAGTTATAGACAGGCCTTTGCTAAAGGAGATCTGGACAGCCAGAGTTACTGACCAAACAAAAAATCCTGTTTTTGTTCACCCTGTAGAACGTGCCGGTAGATCTGTTTCGCAAAAACTGCAGGACATTCGTCAAAAAATGAGGGAGATGGATGCATCGGTACACATTATTTCAAGTCTTGACGATGTAGCCTGGACACTCAATTTACGGGGAAGCGATGTAGAAGCCAATCCTGTTTTCCTGGGATATATTGTCTTAACGAAAAACGACGCGGTACTCTTTGTAGATACTGAAAAACTCCAGCCAGAGGCCGTAAAACAACTGGAAGAAGCTGGTGTGGAGATTAAAGCTTACGATTCTTTTTTCGCTTATCTGAAAGAAATCAACGATCATAAAATCCTCATTTCAGCAAACAGCAACCAATCAATTTTTGAAGCTCTGCAGGCTCAGAACAATATCATTAAAGCTCCCGTTCCCGGAAACCTGATGAAAGCTCAGAAAAATGAAACCGAGCTTGAAGGTTTCCGTACAGTGATGCAGCGTGATGGGGTAACCATGGTCAAATTCCTTTACTGGCTCACACAGAATGCAGGTAAAGAACCTATGACGGAATATTCCATAGGCAGAAAGCTGTTGGAATTACGCAAGGAAGGCAAAAATTTTGTGGGCGAAAGTTTCGGCAGTATTGTAGGTTATGGTGGCAATGGTGCTATTGTGCATTATTCAGCGAAGGAGCAGGGAAGTAAGGAAGTTACAGATAACGGAAGCATTCTGGTGGATTCCGGTGGACAATACCTGGAAGGCACTACAGATATTACACGCACCCTGGCATTAGGCGCTGTTACGGACGAATTCCGCCGCGACTGTACGCTGGTGCTGAAAGGCATGATACAGCTATCAATGGTTAAATTTCCGCGGGGGACACGGGGTGTACAGCTGGATGCATTCGCAAGGATGGCGCTTTGGAAAGAAGGTAAGGATTATGCTCACGGAACAGGCCACGGAGTCGGCAGTTTTATGAATGTGCACGAGGGTCCGCAAAATATCCGCAAAGACATGAACGACCAGGAACTGCTGCCCGGCATGGTAGTTTCAAATGAACCCGGATTTTATCTGGAAAATGAATATGGAATCCGCCACGAAAACCTGGTAGCCGTAAGGGAGTGGAAGAAGACTGACTCAGGTGTTTTCTATGAATTTGAAACTTTAACAGTTTGTCCCTTCGATAGGAAGGTACTGGATTTGGATCTTCTGACACCTCAGGAAAAAGAATGGCTCAACAACTATCATTCCTGGTGCCGCGAAAAACTGGAAAAAGATCTTGAGGGCGGGGTAAGAGAGTGGTTCCTGGAGCAGGTAAAACCGCTATAGTCTTTAGCAAAGATCATATAACTTCAATGGAGCTTACCATTGAGGAAAGCTTTAAATATAAAAACAGTTCAATTATCACGATGCGGGGCCTTTCAGTAAGGCCCTGTTTTTTTATTATTTAAATTCTCAGTGCTGTCCGGTGACTGATCTATGACATTTTGCCTTTCTCCTGTGTAGCCAGGGACTCAATTTCCAGACCCTCATGAGTAATAACCAAAGTCTCGGCTGCTATATTACTGCTGCTGCTAATCAGGGTGGGTCCCACATACTTTACCGGAAAACAGTTGCGTAATTTCCAGATGATTATGGGCTCATGCCTTTCGTTCAAAAGCGAAATGCGTACATCCCGGCGCTCCACGGTTCCGAAGGACCGGGTATTTATCCAGTTGAATAAATCATTGTCACCTTTTTGAATGGTACGCGTTAAGGAAACATCTGAAAATTTCAACATACCGGGAATTTTATTCTCGGACTCAACTTTAGAACTGCCCTCACGTACTGCGATGACTTCAATTGCCATTTCAAGTCCGGAAACTTGCAGGAACTCGCTTCTGTTACCGCCCCAGTCTACCAGAAAATGGTAGCGGTTGATTAATCTGGTTGCCATGGTTTAATGTGTTTGTTTTCAGTAAAGTTACCTATTTGTTTTGCAGGTTCGGATACCTGTTTTTGCTGATATTTTTGTCATTTAGAAAAAAAAGGTCCGCGTTGCTTTAAACCAGCTATAAGCTCTAAATAACATTAAATTTATTTTTTCCAACGTCAAACGTCTGTATATAGGGTTTGCTTTCCTGATAACCTTTACCATCCTGTGAGCGCTTTTCCTGTCCTGCAGTTCGCCATCGTAATCCGTATTTCGTAATTTTGCTGAATGAATAAAGACACGATTTGCGCACTTGCCACGGCCAATGGCGTTGGCGCACTCGGAATCATCCGTGTTTCCGGTCCTGAGGCGCTTGCTGTTACTGACCGCTGTTTCAAGGGAAAAAAGCTGCAGACCGCAGCATCACATACGGTGCATTACGGTTTTATAACCGATGGCGACGAGACCATCGATGAGGTTATGGTTTCAGTATTCCGCGCACCCAGGACCTTTACCACTGAGGATTCAGCTGAAATCTCGTTTCACGGGTCACCTCATATTGCAGGCAGGATTTTGGAAGTCCTTACCCGCAACGGTGCACGGATGGCAAAAGCCGGTGAATTTACAATGCGTGCCTTTATGAACGGACGGATTGACCTGTCGCAGGCAGAAGCCATCGCTGATATGATAGCCAGCGAAAACGAAGCCTCACGCAAAATTGCTATGAACCAGCTAAAAGGCGGGATAACGGATGAGATTTCAATCCTGCGTAGTGATTTATTAAATTTCACCTCCCTGGTGGAACTTGAGCTGGATTTTGCTGAAGAAGATGTAGAATTTGCCGACCGTACTGCCCTAAATATGCTTCTGGACCGCATTGAAGAGAAATTACGCTCCCTTGTTGAGAGTTTCCGTTATGGCAACGCCGTGAAGAATGGGGTGGAGGTAGCCATCATTGGTAAACCCAATGCTGGAAAATCGACCCTGCTAAATGCCCTGCTGAAAGAAGAGCGGGCAATCGTAAGCGACATTGCGGGAACAACGCGTGATACGATTGAAGAAGTACTTCACATCAGGGGTACTGCGTTCCGCTTTATCGATACGGCAGGAATTCGCGATACCACCGATGTCATAGAAGCCATTGGGGTGCAGAAAGCGCACGAGAAGATCGCCGCTGCCAAAATCCTCCTTTACCTTTATGATGAATTCGACAGTACGTCGCAGGAGGTGGCTGCATTTATAAAAGAAGTTTACCGTGAAGACCTGAAAGTCGTACTTCTGCATAACAAATCTGATCTTTCTTCGGAAAAAGGCCAAAGTTTTGACCGCGATTTGCTTTCGGCTTTCAATGCGGACTATAAAGTCACGCAGTTGTCCATATCTGCCCGCGAAAAAGTAGGCATTGAGGAGCTTAAGAATGAACTCATCAGTTATGTGGAAGGTCTGAAACAGTCTGAAAACAATGTTATCATCACCAACCAGCGTCATCATGAGGCCCTTCTTCGGTCGCTGGATTCCGTACGTCGTGTAAAGGATGCCGTTTCCCAGAGTTTCCATACCGAACTGCTGGCCTACGAACTCCGCTATGCGCTGGAATACCTGGGCGAAATCTCCGGCGAATTCACTAACGATGAGGTACTGGGGAATATTTTTTCTAAGTTCTGTATTGGAAAGTAGAAACAGTTTTGCAATGTATATAAAATACATGCAGGTAATGTGTAAATTCATGATTTACACCGTAATATATAATTAAATTCCACAGCATGTTTCTAGATTAATTTTAGATCGTACAGAATATATACATTCTGTTTGTTGATATTTTGTATCCTGGGAAATCAGCCCACTTTTCCAAAGTTTGGGGTTAGTGTCCGAATCACATATTTCAATCGAAATTTATGAGGTATGGGTAAGGGTACAGGAATCAGGTTATGATCTCGAAATTATCGAAGCGTATGCCGACTGCTGCGGATCTTTTAACTCTATAGACGAAATTTTAGAACAGGTTGAGGAAAGTTATTCCGGAAAATATGATTCTGATGAAGATTTTGCCGAAAATCTACTGATCGATACCTGCTGCATACCAAAGGATTTACCTTCATACATCTACATAGATTGGGAACGTACAGCACGTGATATTATGATGGATTATTCCACAAGCAACGGATATTACTTCAGAAATGTTTAACTAAAATATGCACCCTGCCAGGTGGGGTGCTTTATCATATGAAAGCAAGATATATAAGGGTCTCCACTTCAAACCAAAAAGCTGGAAGGCAAGAAGCTAAATCAATATCGGAAGAAACAGTATTTATGGATGTTGTCAGCGGCACCATTCCTTTTGCGCAGCGTACAGAAGGTAAAAAACTGCTGCATAAGATCGAGGATGGTTCAGTGGAGTATGTTTCCGTCTCCTCCATTGATCGGCTTGGCCGTAACCTATACGACATTCTGACTACATTGGAACTGTTCAAAAAGAAGAAGGTTGTGCTCAAAGTTGACAATCTTGGTCTTGAATCGATGGTGGGCGGAAAGGAAAATCCGGCATTCAATCTAATTATTTCGGTAATGGCTAGTATTGCCGAAATGGAACGCGAAACCATGCTTGAACGTCAGCGGGAAGGAATCGCAATTGCGAAGGCAAAGGGGGTTTACAAAGGCAGGGAAAAAGGTTCAGTTGAATCAGATGCAGAGTTTCTAGCAAAATACAAAGAGGTCATTAAATCCCTCAAAAAGGGCAACTCTCTTAGGGATACCGCTAGAATTTGCAATGTAAGTTTAGGGACTGTACAGAAGGTAAGAAGAAAAAGTAAATAATTTTCATTACCTTAATTCCAGAAGAGCTTGTAATTTTTGTTTATTTTTCAAATTATCAATGATCTGGCTGTAAGGTATTGAAACAGTACTGATTCCAAATGCATATGGTAAAATCTGATAGGGGTTGAAGTTAAAGTCGATAGAAGTGGCTGATAGCAGTTTTATCTGAAAACTTTGCCAACGTCATCACCGCACAAAATAAAACGGACCGAAGTCCGCTTTGTTTAAAATTTCATTTTCTGAATCCTTACCGCATTTAGTATGGCAAGCAATGCTACGCCCACATCTGCAAAGACTGCTTCCCACATCGTGGCTAACCCCCCTGCTCCTAATACCAAGACCACTGCTTTTACTCCAAAGGCCAACGCGATGTTCTGCCAAACAATCTTTTTAGTCTGCTTGCCAATATTAATGGCCATTGGGATTTTTGAAGGTTTGTCGTCCTGAATTACCACATCAGCGGTTTCAATGGTGGCATCACTCCCAAGGCCACCCATCGCTATGCCAACATCACTTAAAGCTACAACCGGAGCATCGTTGACACCGTCGCCAACAAATGCAACCGTTTCATTGCGTGCTATTATTTCTTTGACTTTATTCACTTTATCTTCCGGCAATAAATCGCCAAAAGCATTAGGTATGCCCAGTTTTCCTGCCACAGCTTTGACCACCGTTGCTTTATCACCGCTCAACATTGTAACATTTACTCCTAAACTTTGAAGTTTCTGTACAGTTTCGGCAGCGTCTTCTTTGATACTATCCGCAATGGTAAGGTATCCCGCAAATTTTCCTTCATAAGCAATGGCAATCAATGTTTCTACAATATCGTTTGGATTTACATCATATTGGATATTGAATTTATCCATCAGTTTAAAGTTTCCTACGAGCAACTCTTTTCCCTGATACGATCCCTTCAGGCCATGTCCCGCTATTTCTTCTACATTGTCGAGAATTACAGTATGGTCGGGTTCACCGAGATGATCGTGAATGGCAGTTGCAACCGGATGGGTTGATGAATTTTCGATTACATTCACTAATTTTAGAATTAAATCCCGGTCAAATTCCTGCTTTAGATTGACGGTCTGTACTTTAAAGACGCCCTCAGTCATGGTTCCGGTCTTATCCATTACCACATTTTTGACCTCTGCTAACGCATCCAAAAAGTTACTCCCCTTAAATAAAATACCATTTCTGCTAGCGGCACCAATGCCACCAAAGTATCCTAGTGGAATACTAATTACTAATGCACATGGACAGGATATTACCAGGAATATAAGGGCGCGATATAACCAGTCCCGGAAAATATATTCATCGACAAACAAATAGGGTAACAGACAGATTGCCACAGCGAGAAATACCACGATTGGGGTATAGATGCGGGCAAATTTCCTGATGAACAATTCGGTGGGTGCTTTCTGTGCAGTCGCATTCTGTACCAATTCCAGAATCTTTGAAAGTTTCGAATCATTGTAGAGGGTATTGACCTGCACTTTTGCTACCGTATTCAGGTTAATCATTCCTGCAAGGACGATATCGTTTTTCTGTTTTGTATCCGGTTTGCTTTCGCCAGTAAGTGCTGAAGTATTGAACGAAGCACTGTCTGAAATTAAAATTCCATCCAGGGCCAGTTTTTCTCCCGGTTTCAACTGAATAACCGAATCCAGTGCAACCTCCGCAGCTTTTACCGTTTGTGGGCGGTTATCCACCAAGATGGTCACTTCATCGGGACGCTGATCTAACAGTTTCGCAATATTACCTTTTGCGCGCTGAACCGCTAGAGTCTGGAATACTTCGCCCACGGAGTAAAACAGCATTACCGCAACCCCTTCCGGATATTCACCAATCGCGAAAGCCCCAATCGTGGCGATGGACATTAGGAAAAACTCCGAAAATACATCTCCCTTCCTGATACTTTCAAACGCTTCTTTCAGAACCGGTAAACCTACCGGAAGATATGCCGCTGCATACCAACCAATACGCACCCAATCTTTAAACCACGATTGAGGGATCAAGTGATCCATTGCCAAGCCTGCCATTAAGACTACGAATGAAATAATTGCAGGCAGAAACATTTGAAAAGTTGACTTTCCCTGAGTAGAGTGATCGTGACCATCATCGTCGGTATGTTCATCAGCATGGTTATGCCCAGCGTCCTTTTTATGGCTGTCAGTCACGCCTGTCTTTTGCGTGAGCGGTGCATTCGCTTTATCACTGGTTGTACAGCAGCTGTCCTGGACTAACTTTTCTGCTCCTGCATCTTTATAAATTTTACCTTCCTGAGGCGTGCAGCACAACTGATTGCCATTCTCATCGAAAGTATGTGTATGTAATTTATTATTTGACATAAGTTATATTTTAATAGTATATTGTAGTTCTTATTTGGACGTACTTTCTTAATGTCCATGACCTTCCTCTCCCTTATTATTCATTTTAGCTAAGATAAAGAAGGCATTTTTAACTACTACTTTAGCATTGCCGGGAATTATTTTTAAAGGTGTAATTTGAGTATAGCCCAAATCTGTAACTCCTTTAGCAACCGGAATTTTCTCAAAGCTTACTTCCTTTTCCTCAGTTGTTTTTTTGTTACTTTCCTTTTTTAAAGCTGATACTTTTTCGTTTTTTCCTTCTTCTTCGTGCTCGTTCTGTATAATAAAGATAAAATCCTGACCCTTATCATTCACTATAGCTTCGGTAGGAACGGATGCAGCAGTTTGATTATCAAGACTTATGACTGCGGTAACATTCATGCCATCAATAAGACCTGTCCGGTCTCCGACGACTTGCGCGTGAACAGGAACAGTTTTACTTTCTCCTTCAAAGGCTGTACCTATTGAAGTTATTTTTGCATCGTACTCCTTTCCTGGACTGTTTGTTAATGTAAAGTGAATGGTTTGCCCCGGTTGTACTTTACCCAGATCTTTTTCATATACATAGATATCCAAATGAAGCGCTGAGTTGCTTACAATTTCGGCAATTGGCGAAGCCATGTCCACATTACTCCCTATTTGCGCTATCACTTTACTTACCGTTCCGCTGATGGGCGCGCGAACAGAAAGGGACGAGCTGTAACCCTGAGCAGCCCCAATGCTGCCCAGCTGTTTCTGCAGTCCGGAGCGCTGGCTTCTTAATGTTGCAAGATCTGTCTGTGCCTGCTGAAATTTCTTTAGCGGTGCAGCATTTCCTTTATAAAGCTGCTGGGCACGGGTAACTTCCAGTTCTGCCATTCTGATCTGACCATTAACCTGCTGAAGCTGCTGCTGCATCACGATTAAATCGGGGTTTGAAATGGTTGCTATAACTTTTCCCTTTGATACATAACTTCCAGGTTGTACATACAGGGAGCGTACTATACCGCTGTATGAGGGCGTGACAAATGCCTTATTCTGATTCGGCACCGTGAGCATACCGCTCACTTTTATGGTATTAGAAAGCTCCTTACTTTCAATACTTCCCATTTGAATTCCAACTGTCCTAATCTGTTCTTCGGTGAAATGTGCCACACCAGGTTCTTCATGCTCATCAGGCTTCTCCACTTCCGTTGCTGCTTTGGTTTCAGTGACTTCCGATTCTTTTTTACATCCTGTCAACAAGACAGAGACTGCAAACATAAGGGTGATATATTTTTTCATGTTATATTCTCTTTTGGATCCTTAATTTTTAATATAGTAGTTGTATTGTATTACTGCCATGTTGTATTCGTTCAGAGCAATCAAATAGTTTTTTCTGATATCTATCGCTTGGGTAAAAAACTGATGCATTTCAGAAAACCCTATTTCCCCAGCTTTGTAACTCAGCATTGCCGCATCAAAAATTTGATCTGCCTGCTTTAAACCTATGCCTTCATAATACTTAAGCATTTCAGCAGCCTTCAGAATTTCGGTATAGCTGGTGCGGGTTTGTGCCGCGAACTGATTTTGCTGATAACGCAACTGAGATTGTTGAATTTCGACCTCGGCTTCTGCAGACTTCAATTTGGATTTATAAGCAGTTTTTCCAAAAATGGGAAAATCTACCGCTACAGAAAAGCCCGTTATCGGATCCTTCATTCCGTATAATCTCTGGGAAAATACCCTTCCCGAAAAGTCAGGTTTATTCTGCATTTTCTGAACATCTATATTAGCCCGTGCGATTTCTATATTCTGCTGCTGCAGTGCCAGTGAAGGATGAAAACTGTCTGACGCTAAATCCTCCAAATCCAATTTCTGCAAGTTTGTGTCTACCGGCAAGTATAGCGCCTGACTATCAAGAAACAGACTGAGTTGTTGCTGCTGTGCTACAATATTTTGAAGATTCTGCTGCCGTTGAGCTTGAAGCTCTTTCATCCGTGCTTCCGCTGCAATATTTTCGAGACCGGCAGCTTCGCCAGTTTTAAAACGAAGATTAGCTGCTTCGTACATGGAAGTATAATACTCATCAAGTTTTTGGTAGAGTTTACCAACATCCTGAAGGTACCAAAGCTGGTAAAAAGCTGTATTTACTTCCCTTTTTATCACCGCGTCCAGCATGTTTTTATTCAGCTTGTGAAATTTCAACTGCTCCTCAAAATATTTTCTTTTTGCTTTATATAATCCGGGCCACTGGATGGATTGCTGGATTCCAATTTTAAAATCGCCATCCGGATCACTTGGTCTCATATCGTCGTTTTCTACAAAGATCCCAGTCTTGGGAATTTCACGTGCAGTTTTAGTTTCCAGTAGGGCTTTATTGACCTGGGCAGTGTTTACAGTGTACTGCAGATTATTCTCCAACGCTATTTTCACCGCTTCATTTGGTGAAATTCTTTCTTGCGCACTGAGTGCACCTACGGAAGAGCACAGTAAAATTATCAGCGTTAAATACGATTTGTTTTTACTATTTCTCAATTTGTTTTTGATTTGATTCTTAGAATTAAATATGATATACAGTAGAGGCAAGACAAATAAGGTAAGGAAGGTTGCTGTTACCAAACCTCCGATTACTACTGTTGCCAATGGTCTTTGAACTTCGGCACCGCTACCCGTAGAAAAAGCCATCGGGAAGAATCCGAATGATGCGACTGCCGCGGTCATCAACACAGGACGAAGCCTGGTGGTTGTACCCTGAATGACTCTCCTGATAATATTGTTAACGCCGGATTTCTGCAGATCCTTGAAGGTGCTGACTAAAACAATTCCATTAAGTACTGCCACCCCGAATAACGCAATGAAGCCGACTCCCGCTGAAATACTGAAAGGCATATCCCTAATCAGCAGTGCAAAGACCCCACCGATCGCACTCATTGGTATTGCGGTAAAAATAAGTATGCTGTCTTTGAAGTTACGGAAGGTGAAGTACAGTAAAAGAAAAATAAGAGCTAAGGCTACCGGAACTGCTATTTGCAATCGTGAAGAGGCCTGCTTCAAATTTTCGAATGTTCCACCATATGTATAGTAATAGCCGGCGGGTAAGATGTTTGCATCATTAAGTTTGCTCTGAATTTCAGTTACTACACTTTCTACATCTCTATCTTTTACATTAAAGCCTACAACAATCCGGCGCTTGCCATCTTCACGACTGATTTGTGCCGGTCCGTCTTTATATTCAACCTTTGCTACCTGAGAAAGCGGAATTTGCACGCC belongs to Chryseobacterium sp. and includes:
- a CDS encoding T9SS type A sorting domain-containing protein, translating into MKKQLFSILALIPGLFLSQYSNGPLSTGATTKSGVAAPAGYTWSEAQNNTGNTTESNTNSGFGCQKVGTTTNNFCADDFVIPAGQSWNITSIALYGYITGYVGSTPPGMRARVKIMNGAPNVGTPTVVFGDDTTDRFSSAEDALMYRIFNSLYPAPGSAVGTTRKIWKVNTTTPVTLSAGTYWMQFQMEDIASVATVWTPPVTTVGLRGLPTDNALQNTGTWAAMVDAGTPASAPDYPQDLPFIITYSVLGTNEVLQYDNRVKVYPNPTSDFFTVSLPETSNRQKVTVTLTDMSGRLVKEYLAADRYDARMLAPGTYLVKIHTDEGIKTSKLIKK
- a CDS encoding aminopeptidase P family protein, with product MTTDNKLSLLRQAMAKENIDCFIVFSADPHMSEYLPAEWQERTWLSGFTGSAGFVVVTADEAALWTDGRYFVQAPAELEGSGIKLMKDGVEGTPHYMDWIISALPEGGTVAVNALATSNTSWTALEQKLAPKNIRVIDRPLLKEIWTARVTDQTKNPVFVHPVERAGRSVSQKLQDIRQKMREMDASVHIISSLDDVAWTLNLRGSDVEANPVFLGYIVLTKNDAVLFVDTEKLQPEAVKQLEEAGVEIKAYDSFFAYLKEINDHKILISANSNQSIFEALQAQNNIIKAPVPGNLMKAQKNETELEGFRTVMQRDGVTMVKFLYWLTQNAGKEPMTEYSIGRKLLELRKEGKNFVGESFGSIVGYGGNGAIVHYSAKEQGSKEVTDNGSILVDSGGQYLEGTTDITRTLALGAVTDEFRRDCTLVLKGMIQLSMVKFPRGTRGVQLDAFARMALWKEGKDYAHGTGHGVGSFMNVHEGPQNIRKDMNDQELLPGMVVSNEPGFYLENEYGIRHENLVAVREWKKTDSGVFYEFETLTVCPFDRKVLDLDLLTPQEKEWLNNYHSWCREKLEKDLEGGVREWFLEQVKPL
- a CDS encoding phage tail protein codes for the protein MATRLINRYHFLVDWGGNRSEFLQVSGLEMAIEVIAVREGSSKVESENKIPGMLKFSDVSLTRTIQKGDNDLFNWINTRSFGTVERRDVRISLLNERHEPIIIWKLRNCFPVKYVGPTLISSSSNIAAETLVITHEGLEIESLATQEKGKMS
- the mnmE gene encoding tRNA uridine-5-carboxymethylaminomethyl(34) synthesis GTPase MnmE, which gives rise to MNKDTICALATANGVGALGIIRVSGPEALAVTDRCFKGKKLQTAASHTVHYGFITDGDETIDEVMVSVFRAPRTFTTEDSAEISFHGSPHIAGRILEVLTRNGARMAKAGEFTMRAFMNGRIDLSQAEAIADMIASENEASRKIAMNQLKGGITDEISILRSDLLNFTSLVELELDFAEEDVEFADRTALNMLLDRIEEKLRSLVESFRYGNAVKNGVEVAIIGKPNAGKSTLLNALLKEERAIVSDIAGTTRDTIEEVLHIRGTAFRFIDTAGIRDTTDVIEAIGVQKAHEKIAAAKILLYLYDEFDSTSQEVAAFIKEVYREDLKVVLLHNKSDLSSEKGQSFDRDLLSAFNADYKVTQLSISAREKVGIEELKNELISYVEGLKQSENNVIITNQRHHEALLRSLDSVRRVKDAVSQSFHTELLAYELRYALEYLGEISGEFTNDEVLGNIFSKFCIGK
- a CDS encoding antirestriction protein ArdA, whose translation is MSESHISIEIYEVWVRVQESGYDLEIIEAYADCCGSFNSIDEILEQVEESYSGKYDSDEDFAENLLIDTCCIPKDLPSYIYIDWERTARDIMMDYSTSNGYYFRNV
- a CDS encoding recombinase family protein, encoding MKARYIRVSTSNQKAGRQEAKSISEETVFMDVVSGTIPFAQRTEGKKLLHKIEDGSVEYVSVSSIDRLGRNLYDILTTLELFKKKKVVLKVDNLGLESMVGGKENPAFNLIISVMASIAEMERETMLERQREGIAIAKAKGVYKGREKGSVESDAEFLAKYKEVIKSLKKGNSLRDTARICNVSLGTVQKVRRKSK
- a CDS encoding RsiV family protein; translation: MKLLSATSIDFNFNPYQILPYAFGISTVSIPYSQIIDNLKNKQKLQALLELR
- a CDS encoding heavy metal translocating P-type ATPase; the encoded protein is MSNNKLHTHTFDENGNQLCCTPQEGKIYKDAGAEKLVQDSCCTTSDKANAPLTQKTGVTDSHKKDAGHNHADEHTDDDGHDHSTQGKSTFQMFLPAIISFVVLMAGLAMDHLIPQSWFKDWVRIGWYAAAYLPVGLPVLKEAFESIRKGDVFSEFFLMSIATIGAFAIGEYPEGVAVMLFYSVGEVFQTLAVQRAKGNIAKLLDQRPDEVTILVDNRPQTVKAAEVALDSVIQLKPGEKLALDGILISDSASFNTSALTGESKPDTKQKNDIVLAGMINLNTVAKVQVNTLYNDSKLSKILELVQNATAQKAPTELFIRKFARIYTPIVVFLAVAICLLPYLFVDEYIFRDWLYRALIFLVISCPCALVISIPLGYFGGIGAASRNGILFKGSNFLDALAEVKNVVMDKTGTMTEGVFKVQTVNLKQEFDRDLILKLVNVIENSSTHPVATAIHDHLGEPDHTVILDNVEEIAGHGLKGSYQGKELLVGNFKLMDKFNIQYDVNPNDIVETLIAIAYEGKFAGYLTIADSIKEDAAETVQKLQSLGVNVTMLSGDKATVVKAVAGKLGIPNAFGDLLPEDKVNKVKEIIARNETVAFVGDGVNDAPVVALSDVGIAMGGLGSDATIETADVVIQDDKPSKIPMAINIGKQTKKIVWQNIALAFGVKAVVLVLGAGGLATMWEAVFADVGVALLAILNAVRIQKMKF
- a CDS encoding efflux RND transporter periplasmic adaptor subunit gives rise to the protein MKKYITLMFAVSVLLTGCKKESEVTETKAATEVEKPDEHEEPGVAHFTEEQIRTVGIQMGSIESKELSNTIKVSGMLTVPNQNKAFVTPSYSGIVRSLYVQPGSYVSKGKVIATISNPDLIVMQQQLQQVNGQIRMAELEVTRAQQLYKGNAAPLKKFQQAQTDLATLRSQRSGLQKQLGSIGAAQGYSSSLSVRAPISGTVSKVIAQIGSNVDMASPIAEIVSNSALHLDIYVYEKDLGKVQPGQTIHFTLTNSPGKEYDAKITSIGTAFEGESKTVPVHAQVVGDRTGLIDGMNVTAVISLDNQTAASVPTEAIVNDKGQDFIFIIQNEHEEEGKNEKVSALKKESNKKTTEEKEVSFEKIPVAKGVTDLGYTQITPLKIIPGNAKVVVKNAFFILAKMNNKGEEGHGH